A DNA window from bacterium contains the following coding sequences:
- a CDS encoding helicase-related protein — protein MLLQEVTPSNQMRRGNSASRGKNLSTLIIESGIDIPTVNTIIINNAQQFGLAQLYQLRGRVGRSKHMAYAYLFYPTE, from the coding sequence GTGCTTCTACAAGAAGTAACCCCATCAAATCAAATGCGACGGGGCAATAGCGCTTCTCGGGGAAAAAATCTCTCCACCTTAATCATTGAATCAGGCATAGACATACCTACGGTCAATACGATTATTATTAATAATGCCCAGCAGTTTGGTCTGGCACAACTTTATCAATTAAGGGGACGGGTTGGTCGGTCAAAACATATGGCTTATGCCTATCTTTTTTATCCAACAGAATT